The following DNA comes from Sphingorhabdus sp. M41.
CGCCGCCAGAGCCTGGGACGAGAAACGCTTCGCCAATTCCATCCTGCCAATCCGCGACGTGATCGGTGAAGTCGTGCTAGATCGTGACGAACTGATGCGCCCCGAAACCGACATGCAGTCGCTCGGCGCGCTCGGCCCCGCGTTCAAGATGATGGGCGAACAGATGCCCGGCTTCAACGATGTCGCGATCCTCAAGCATCCCGAGATCGAAAAGATCAACCATGTCCACCATGCCGGTAACAGTTCCGGCATCGTCGATGGTTCGGCGGCGGTACTCGTCGGCAACGCAGGCGCTGCCGAAAAATTCGGCCTGAAACCGCGAGCGCGGATCGTGTCGATGGCGGCCATCGGTTCCGAACCAACGATCATGCTGACCGGCCCGGAATTTGCCGCAAAGAAGGCACTGGAACGTGCTGGAATGACAGCAAATGACATTGATCTGTGGGAATTGAACGAAGCTTTTGCAGCCGTGGTATTGCGCTTCATGGATGCAATGAATGTCGACCACAGTGTAATGAACGTCAATGGCGGTGCGATCGCCATGGGCCATCCGCTCGGCGCGACCGGCGCGATGATCCTCGGCACGGTGCTTGACGAGCTCGAACGTACGGGCAAGTCGACCGCCTTGGCCACTCTGTGCATCGGCGGCGGCATGGGTATCGCGACGATTATCGAACGGGTGAACTAAACGCGTTGCTCCGCACCTGATGCGGAGCTCCGGAGGGCGGGCAAGCGCCCTCTCCGCCAAGGCTCCGCATCAAGTGCGGGGCACAGGATGAGATAGCAAGGAATAGAATATGACCTACGAAACATTCACAGTTGATATCGACAGCGACGGCATCGCCCTCGTTACCATCGACGTGCCCGGCGTATCGATGAACGTATGGAACGAAGCACTGATTGCCGACTTCAAGGCCTTTGTACCCGAACTGAACAGCAATGACGCCATCAAGGGCGCAGTCATCACATCGGGCAAGAAATCCGGTTTTCTGGCCGGCGCCGATCTCAATATGCTGGGCGGCTCGAAAGCCGAAAGCATGGCCGAAGCCTTTGAAAGCGCTTGGGAACTGAACGGCATGCTGCGCCTGATGGAAACCGGCGGTCATACGGCAAAGGAACTGCTCAAGGGCACTGCCCACGCCAAGCCGGTCGCCTGCGCGCTGAACGGCCTCGCTCTCGGCGGCGGTCTCGAGCTGGCACTGGC
Coding sequences within:
- a CDS encoding acetyl-CoA C-acetyltransferase, translated to MTEAFIYDAVRSPRGKGRNDGALHEITALDLSAQVLASINDRNELEGHEVEDIAFGCVSPVGEQGAVISRMAALKAGYADTTSAIQVNRFCGSGLEAVNIAAGKVCSGETDLAIGGGIESMSRIPMGSDGLGGMADPTLVFQEYFVPQGISADLIATKYGYSRDDVDAYAVESQKRAARAWDEKRFANSILPIRDVIGEVVLDRDELMRPETDMQSLGALGPAFKMMGEQMPGFNDVAILKHPEIEKINHVHHAGNSSGIVDGSAAVLVGNAGAAEKFGLKPRARIVSMAAIGSEPTIMLTGPEFAAKKALERAGMTANDIDLWELNEAFAAVVLRFMDAMNVDHSVMNVNGGAIAMGHPLGATGAMILGTVLDELERTGKSTALATLCIGGGMGIATIIERVN